A single region of the Pseudothermotoga sp. genome encodes:
- a CDS encoding ABC transporter permease, which translates to MRRILIMIPMMFFISVICFIVTELQPGDFLSQYLENPRISPQQIETLRRELALDKPAHQRYLIWIKNIVTKGDFGYSFSYQRPVVELIWERLGWTVAISILTIGFQWLFATLMGIYSALHPYRAGDYTLSILGFVGLSIPEFFLALVLMYLTLKLGGTTVGGLFSPQFIGSPMSWAKFIDLLKHLWLPIVVIGLSGLAGLMRIMRGNMLDVLGSPFVTALRARGLDEKTIRRHVIKNALNPLVSIAGMELPNVFSGTIIASIVLNLPTIGPFFYNALLNHDQYLVMTFLMFIAIITQIGNLLADIALALLDPRINIS; encoded by the coding sequence TTGAGAAGAATTCTGATCATGATACCTATGATGTTCTTCATCTCAGTTATATGTTTCATTGTAACTGAACTTCAACCGGGAGATTTTCTTTCACAGTATTTGGAAAATCCAAGGATATCGCCTCAACAAATTGAGACATTGAGAAGGGAATTGGCTCTCGATAAACCTGCTCATCAGAGGTATTTAATATGGATAAAGAACATCGTTACCAAGGGGGATTTTGGATACTCTTTTTCCTATCAGCGTCCCGTTGTCGAATTGATTTGGGAAAGACTTGGTTGGACCGTTGCAATTTCGATTTTAACGATAGGTTTTCAGTGGCTCTTCGCAACACTCATGGGGATCTATTCAGCTTTACATCCATACAGAGCGGGTGATTACACTCTCTCCATTTTGGGGTTCGTAGGTCTTTCCATACCGGAGTTTTTCCTCGCACTGGTTTTAATGTACCTTACACTGAAGCTCGGTGGTACAACAGTCGGTGGGCTGTTTTCACCACAGTTTATAGGATCTCCGATGAGTTGGGCAAAGTTCATCGATCTTTTGAAACATCTGTGGCTTCCCATAGTTGTTATAGGTTTGAGCGGGCTCGCGGGATTGATGAGGATCATGCGTGGTAACATGCTGGACGTGCTAGGCTCACCTTTCGTAACGGCTCTGAGAGCTCGAGGTTTGGACGAGAAAACGATCAGAAGGCATGTAATAAAAAACGCGTTGAACCCGTTAGTGAGTATTGCAGGTATGGAACTTCCAAACGTGTTCAGTGGAACGATCATCGCTTCGATCGTTCTAAATCTTCCCACGATAGGTCCATTTTTTTACAACGCCCTGCTGAACCACGATCAATATTTAGTAATGACCTTCCTCATGTTCATAGCGATCATCACGCAAATTGGGAACTTACTTGCTGACATCGCACTTGCTTTGCTTGATCCAAGGATAAACATCAGTTGA
- a CDS encoding ABC transporter permease, translated as MNTWQRVFYQFKKHKLGLVGLWILVFLYILIILADFISPYNFTESHSRFTYAPPTKIRFFHQGKFRGPFVYALKRTRDPVTFMVKYQEDRSKIYPVKLFVQGEKYKFWGLFETNLHLFGIEVDSNEMMLLLFGADRFGRDLFSRIIHGGRVSLTVGLVGTFISVLIGSIVGSISGYYGGWIDVLIQRFIELLRSFPRIPLWLALSVILPPSWPSTWVYFGIVVVLSLIGWMGIARVVRGMTLSLREKEFVLAAKVAGVSNFKIITKHLIPNMMSYLIVVSTLSVPGMILGESAISFLGLGIKEPMTSWGLLLNQAQSLTALSTSPWLLIPGFFIMISVLAFNFVGDALRDALDPYRTVEKI; from the coding sequence ATGAACACGTGGCAGAGAGTTTTCTATCAATTCAAAAAGCACAAACTTGGTCTTGTGGGATTGTGGATACTCGTGTTTTTATACATTCTGATCATCCTTGCAGACTTCATATCACCGTACAACTTTACCGAATCGCACAGCAGATTCACCTACGCACCCCCAACGAAGATCAGGTTCTTTCACCAAGGAAAATTTAGAGGACCTTTCGTGTACGCCTTGAAGAGAACTAGAGATCCGGTGACATTCATGGTGAAGTATCAAGAAGACAGATCAAAAATCTATCCGGTGAAATTGTTCGTGCAAGGGGAAAAATACAAATTCTGGGGTTTGTTTGAAACAAATCTTCATCTGTTTGGCATAGAGGTCGATTCGAACGAGATGATGCTACTTCTTTTTGGGGCAGACAGGTTCGGCCGAGATCTATTCTCGAGGATCATCCACGGTGGTAGGGTTTCTCTGACGGTGGGGCTCGTGGGCACGTTCATCAGCGTTTTGATAGGTTCAATCGTTGGTTCGATATCAGGTTATTACGGTGGTTGGATAGATGTGCTCATACAAAGATTCATAGAACTACTCAGATCTTTTCCAAGAATTCCTCTGTGGCTTGCTCTCTCTGTGATACTACCACCGAGCTGGCCGAGCACGTGGGTTTATTTTGGTATCGTGGTCGTGTTGTCATTGATAGGTTGGATGGGTATAGCACGTGTAGTGAGAGGTATGACACTCAGTTTGAGAGAGAAGGAGTTCGTGCTAGCGGCAAAAGTCGCTGGCGTGTCGAATTTCAAGATCATTACGAAGCATCTGATCCCAAACATGATGAGTTATCTCATTGTGGTTTCGACACTCTCTGTGCCTGGCATGATACTGGGCGAGAGCGCCATAAGTTTCCTTGGACTGGGAATAAAGGAACCTATGACCAGCTGGGGTTTGTTACTGAACCAGGCCCAATCATTGACAGCACTTTCTACAAGTCCTTGGCTTTTGATACCCGGTTTTTTCATCATGATCTCAGTCTTGGCGTTCAACTTCGTTGGTGATGCCCTGAGGG